From Equus asinus isolate D_3611 breed Donkey chromosome 14, EquAss-T2T_v2, whole genome shotgun sequence, one genomic window encodes:
- the SRRM2 gene encoding serine/arginine repetitive matrix protein 2 isoform X5 encodes MYNGIGLPTPRGSGTNGYVQRNLSLVRGRRGERPDYKGEEELRRLEAALVKRPNPDILDHERKRRVELRCLELEEMMEEQGYEEQQIQEKVATFRLMLLEKDVNPGGKEETPGQRPAVTETHQLAELNEKKNERLRAAFGISDSYVDGSSFDPQRRAREAKQPAPEPPKPYSLVRESSSSRSPTPKQKKKKKKKDRGRRSESSSPRRERKKSSKKKKHRSESESKKRKHRSPTPKSKRKSKDKKRKRSRSTTPAPKSRRAHRSTSADSASSSDTSRSRSRSAAAKTHTTTLTGRSPSPASGHRGEGDVPSKEPGTTNTGQPSSPEPSTKHPSSPYEDKDKDIKEKSAVQPSPSPERSSTGPEPPAPTLLLAEQHGGSPQPLATTPLSQEPVNPPSEASPTQGRSPPKSPEKPPQSSSESCPPSPQPTKVSRHASSSPESPKPAPAPGSRREISSSPASKSRSHGRAKRDKSHSHTPSHGVGRSCSPATTKRGRSRSRTPTKRGHSRSRSPQWCRSRSAQRWGRSRSPQRRGRSRSPQRLGWSRSRNNQRRGRSRSARRGRSHSRSSATRGRSRSRTPARRGRSRSRTPARRRSRSRTPTRRRSRSRTPARRGRSRSRTPARRRSRTRSPVRRRSRSRSPARRSGRSRSRTPARRSGRSRSRTPARRSGRSRSRTPGRRSGRSRSRTPARRGRSRSRTPARRGRSRSRSLVRRGRSHSRTPQRRGRSGSSSEWKNKSRTSQRRSRSNSSPEMKKSHVSSRRSRSLSSPRSKTKSRLSLRRSLSGSSPCPKQKSQTPPRRSRSGSSQPKAKSRTPPRRSHSRSSLSPNQKSKTPSQQNRSSLSPQPQVKSGTPPRQGSVTSPQANEQSATPPRRSRSESSPDPEVKSRTPSRHSCSGSSPPRVKSSTPLRRSRSGSSSPQPKVKAITSPTQSHSGSSSPSPSRVTSKTPPRQSRSESPCSKVDSRSLQRHSHSRSSSPDTKVKPGTPPRQSHSGSTSPCPNIKPQTPPGHVLSGSKSPCSQEKSKDSLAQSCSGSFSLCPGVKSSAPPGEGYFGSSFLQQKGQFQTSPDPRSDTSSPEMRQNHSASPSLQSKSQTSPKGGQSGSSSPVAELAPRSPARQDRSELLSSPRLKSAMSPEQSRSQSDSSPYPAMDSKSFLGQSRLEPFPESKEKTGLLLQEDVTAPSPRPRDKLSPPAQDRPESSAVLKDTPRTPSRERGGVGSSLDTKDQSSALPHPNQGEELMEVVDKSEESSNQLLPHLSPKHKEIAGNNFESSPEIEERPVMSLTLDQSQSQVSLEAEVPVVASTWSGPHFSPEHKELSNSPPRENSFGSPLEFRNSGPVTEMNTGFTPEVKEDLNGPFSNQLETDPSLDVKEQSTRSSRRSSSDLSPDAVEKAGMSSNQSVSSPVLEAIPRTPSRERSSSTSSPELKDGLPRTPSRRSRSGSSPGLRDGSGTPSRHSLSGSSPGMKDIPRTPSRGRSECDSSPEPKALPQTPRPGSRSPSSLELNNKCLTPQRERSGSESSVEQKAVARTPLGQRSRSGSSQELDGKPSASPQERSESDSSPDSKAKTRMPLRQRSCSGSSPEVDSKSRPSPRRSRSGSSPEVKDKPRAALRAQSGSDSSPEPKAPAPRALPRRSRSGSSSKGRGPSPEGSSSSESSPEHPPKSRTARRSSRSSPEPKIKSRTPPRRRSSRSSPELTRKARLSRRSRSASSSPETRSRTPPRRRRSPSVSSPEPAEKSRSSRRRRSASSPRTKTTSRRGRSPSPKPRGLQRSRSRSRREKTRTTRRRDRSGSSQSTSRRRQRSRSRSRVTRRRRGGSGYHSRSPARQESSRTSSRRRRGRSRTPPTSRKRSRSRTSPAPWKRSRSRASPATHRRSRSRTPLVSRRRSRSRTSPVSRRRSRSRTSVTRRRSRSRASPVSRRRSRSRTPLVTRRRSRSRTPTRRRSRSRTPPVTRRRSRSRTPPVTRRRSRSRTSPITRRRSRSRTSPVTRRRSRSRTSPVTRRRSRSRTSPVTRRRSRSRTPPAIRRRSRSRTPLLPRKRSRSRSPLAIRRRSRSRTPRTTRGKRSLTRSPPAIRRRSASGSSSDRSRSATPPTTRNHSGSRTPPVALNSSRMSCFSRPSMSPTPLDRCRSPGMLEPLGSSRTPMSVLQQAGGSMMDGPGPRIPDHPRTSVPENHAQSRIALALTAISLGTARPPPSMSAAGLAARMSQVPAPVPLMSLRTAPAASLASRIPAASAAAMNLAGARTPAMPTAVNLADSRAPAAAAAMNLASPRTAVAPSAVNLADPRTPTAPAVNLAGARTPAALAALSLTGSGTPPTPGNYPSSSRTPQAPAPANLVGPRSAHATAPVNIASSRTPPALAPASLTSARMAPALSGANLTSPRVPLSAYERVSGRTSPPLLDRARSRTPPGGPGSRTPPSAPSQSRMTSERAPSPASRMVQAPSQSVLPPAQDRPRSPVPSTFSDQSRSVLAQTTPVAGSQSLSSGVVAKTTSSAGDHNSILSGPVPGVSHPEDGEPPASTGAQQPSALAALQPAKERRSSSSSSSSSSSSSSSSSSSSSSSSSGSSSSDSEGSSLPTQPEVALKRVPSPAPAPKEAVREGRPQEPTPAKRKRRSSSSSSSSSSSSSSSSSSSSSSSSSSSSSSSSSSSSSSTSSSPSPAKPGPQALPKPASPKKPPPGEQRIKPHLCGNGV; translated from the exons ATGTACAACGGGATCGGGCTGCCGACGCCCCGGGGCAGCGGCACCAACGGCTACGTCCAGCGCAACCTGTCCCTGGTGCGGGGCCGCCGGGGTGAGCGGCCTGACTACAAGGGAGAGGAGGAACTGCGGCGCCTGGAGGCTGCCCTGGTGAAGCGGCCTAATCCTGACATCCTGGACCACGAGCGCAAGCGGCGCGTGGAGCTGCGATGCCTCGAGCTGGAGGAGATGATGGAAgagcaggg GTACGAGGAACAGCAAATTCAGGAAAAAGTGGCGACCTTTCGACTCATGTTGCTGGAGAAGGATGTGAACCCTGGGGGCAAGGAGGAGACCCCAGGGCAGAGGCCAGC GGTAACTGAGACTCACCAGTTGGCAGAATTGAATGAGAAGAAGAATGAACGACTCCGTGCTGCCTTTGGCATCAGTGATTCCTATGTGGATGGCAGCTCTTTTGATCCTCAGCGTCGTGCTCGAGAAGCTAAACAACCAGCTCCCGAGCCTCCCAAACCTTACAG CCTTGTCCGGGAGTCCAGCAGTTCTCGCTCACCAACcccaaagcaaaaaaagaagaaaaagaagaaagacagaggaCG CAGGTCAGAGAGCAGCTCTCCTCGAcgagaaaggaagaagagctcTAAGAAGAAGAAGCACAG GTCAGAGTCTGAATCCAAGAAACGGAAGCATAG GTCTCCCACTCCAAAGAGCAAGCGTAAATCTAAGGACAAGAAGCGGAAGCG GTCTCGAAGTACAACACCAGCACCCAAGAGTCGCCGGGCCCACCGTTCAACTTCTGCTGactctgcttcctcttctgaTACTTCCCGTAGTCG GTCTCGAAGTGCTGCAGCTAAAACCCATACAACTACCTTGACTGGGCGAAGTCcttctcctgcctcagggcaTCGAGGGGAGGGAGATGTACCTTCCAAGGAACCAGGTACCACCAACACAGGGCAGCCTAGCAGCCCAGAGCCCTCTACAAAGCATCCTAGCAGCCCTTATGAAGACAAGGATAAAGACATCAAGGAG AAATCTGCAGTTCAACCTAGTCCCTCTCCGGAAAGGAGCAGCACAggcccagaaccacctgctcccACTCTGCTCCTTGCTGAGCAGCATGGCGGCTCCCCACAACCCCTTGCAACAACCCCCTTAAGTCAGGAGCCAGTGAACCCCCCATCTGAGGCTTCCCCAACCCAGGGCCGTTCACCACCTAAGTCTCCTGAGAAACCTCCTCAGTCGTCTTCAGAGAGCTGCCCACCATCCCCTCAACCTACCAAAGTTTCTCGGCATGCTAGCTCTTCCCCTGAAAGTCCTAAACCCGCACCAGCTCCTGGGTCCCGTCGGGAGATTTCTTCTTCTCCCGCATCCAAGAGTCGCTCGCATGGCCGAGCAAAGCGGGATAAATCACATTCTCATACTCCTTCTCATGGGGTGGGGAGGTCCTGTAGCCCTGCCACCACCAAGCGGGGGCGTTCTCGGTCTCGAACCCCTACTAAGAGAGGTCATTCTCGGTCCCGGTCCCCTCAGTGGTGTAGGTCCCGGTCTGCACAGAGGTGGGGGCGATCTAGAAGTCCCCAGCGACGTGGCCGCTCCAGGTCTCCTCAGCGACTGGGCTGGTCCAGGAGTAGAAATAACCAGAGAAGAGGCAGATCTAGATCAGCAAGGCGAGGCAGGTCACACTCTAGATCCTCAGCTACTAGGGGCAGATCTCGTTCTAGAACGCCAGCTCGGCGGGGCAGGTCTCGTTCCAGAACACCTGCCAGGCGGAGATCACGATCCAGAACACCCACCAGGCGTAGGTCTCGATCTAGAACACCAGCCCGGAGGGGCAGATCGCGGTCTAGAACGCCTGCTAGGCGCAGATCTAGGACCCGCTCGCCAGTGCGACGGAGGTCTCGTAGTAGGTCGCCAGCCAGGAGAAGCGGTAGGTCACGTTCTCGAACCCCAGCTAGACGAAGTGGCAGGTCACGCTCTAGAACCCCAGCTAGGCGAAGTGGTCGATCGCGCTCTAGAACCCCAGGTAGGCGAAGTGGTAGATCGCGCTCTAGAACGCCCGCCAGGAGAGGGAGATCTCGGTCTAGGACACCAGCAAGACGAGGAAGATCCCGTAGTAGAAGTCTAGTTAGACGGGGACGATCTCACTCCAGAACACCACAAAGAAGAGGCAGGTCTGGCTCATCATCAGAGTGGAAGAACAAATCCAGAACATCACAGAGAAGGAGCAGGTCCAACTcaagcccagaaatgaaaaaaTCTCATGTTTCTTCAAGGCGGAGCAGGTCTCTCTCTTCACCACGGTCCAAAACAAAATCTCGCTTGTCTTTGAGGCGAAGCCTTTCAGGGTCTTCTCCATGCCCTAAACAGAAGTCTCAGACTCCACCAAGGCGCAGTCGCTCTGGATCATCCCAACCTAAAGCTAAATCTAGAACACCACCAAGGCGAAGTCACTCTCGTTCTTCTTTATCTCCTaatcagaaatcaaaaacacCATCACAACAAAATCGTTCCAGTTTATCTCCTCAACCTCAAGTGAAATCTGGAACACCACCAAGGCAAGGGTCTGTAACAAGTCCCCAGGCAAATGAGCAGTCTGCAACACCACCAAGACGGAGCCGTTCGGAATCATCACCTGATCCTGAGGTAAAATCTAGGACACCTTCCAGACACAGCTGCTCAGGGTCTTCTCCTCCTAGAGTGAAATCTAGTACACCTCTAAGACGGAGCCGATCTGGGTCATCATCTCCACAACCCAAAGTGAAGGCGATAACATCACCAACACAAAGCCATTCTGGTTCCTCTTCTCCAAGTCCTAGTAGAGTGACATCTAAAACACCTCCAAGGCAAAGCAGATCAGAGTCTCCCTGCTCCAAGGTGGACTCTAGATCATTGCAAAGACACAGCCATTCTAGGTCCTCCTCACCAGATACCAAAGTGAAACCTGGAACACCACCAAGACAAAGTCACTCAGGGTCTACTTCGCCATGCCCCAACATCAAGCCCCAAACTCCACCAGGGCACGTTCTTTCTGGATCAAAGTCACCGTGTTCCCAAGAGAAGTCTAAAGACTCACTAGCGCAAAGTTGTTCTGggtccttctccctctgcccggGAGTAAAGTCTAGTGCACCACCAGGAGAGGGCTATTTCGGCTCCTCATTTCTGCAACAGAAAGGACAATTTCAGACTTCACCAGACCCCAGATCTGATACTTCAAGTCCAGAAATGAGGCAGAATCACTCTGCGTCTCCATCTCTGCAGAGCAAATCTCAAACATCTCCTAAGGGTGGCCAGTCCGGGTCATCATCTCCAGTCGCTGAGCTGGCACCCAGATCTCCAGCAAGACAAGATAGAAGTGAATTGTTGTCAAGTCCTAGGCTGAAATCTGCCATGTCTCCTGAGCAGAGCAGGTCCCAGTCTGACTCTTCCCCATATCCTGCAATGGACTCTAAATCTTTTCTGGGGCAGAGTAGATTGGAGCCTTTTCCTGAATCAAAAGAGAAAACGGGCTTACTCCTTCAGGAGGATGTTACTGCACCATCTCCTAGACCAAGAGACAAATTGAGTCCTCCAGCGCAGGATAGGCCTGAGTCCTCAGCAGTCCTCAAAGACACACCCAGAACCCCATCAAGGGAAAGAGGTGGTGTTGGGTCATCTCTAGATACAAAAGACCAGAGTAGTGCATTACCTCACCCGAACCAAGGTGAGGAATTAATGGAGGTGGTAGATAAATCTGAAGAATCTTCAAACCAGCTTTTGCCCCATTTGTCtccaaaacataaagaaatagcTGGAAATAATTTTGAATCATCTCCTGAGATAGAAGAAAGGCCTGTTATGTCTTTGACTCTTGACCAAAGCCAGTCACAGGTTTCTTTGGAAGCAGAAGTCCCTGTAGTGGCCTCAACTTGGAGTGGGCCCCATTTCTCTCCAGAACATAAAGAACTATCTAACTCCCCTCCCAGGGAGAATAGCTTTGGATCGCCTTTAGAATTTAGAAATTCAGGTCCTGTTACAGAAATGAATACTGGATTTACTCCTGAGGTTAAAGAAGATTTGAATGGACCTTTTTCTAATCAGTTGGAGACAGATCCATCTTTAGACGTGAAAGAACAATCGACGAGATCTTCCAGGCGCAGCAGTTCTGATTTATCCCCAGATGCAGTAGAAAAAGCAGGAATGTCTTCAAATCAGAGTGTCTCTTCACCGGTACTTGAGGCTATACCTCGAACACCCTCGAGGGAAAGAAGTAGTTCTACATCTTCTCCTGAACTGAAAGATGGTTTACCCAGAACTCCCTCAAGGAGAAGCAGGTCTGGGTCTTCCCCAGGACTTAGAGATGGATCTGGGACTCCCTCAAGGCACAGCTTATCTGGGTCCTCTCCTGGAATGAAAGATATACCTAGAACACCATCCAGGGGGAGAAGCGAATGTGATTCTTCTCCAGAACCAAAAGCTTTGCCTCAGACTCCTAGGCCAGGGAGTCGTTCTCCATCATCCTTGGAGCTCAACAACAAGTGTCTTACTCctcagagagaaagaagtgggTCAGAATCATCAGTTGAACAGAAGGCTGTGGCTAGGACTCCTCTTGGGCAGAGAAGTCGGTCTGGATCTTCCCAAGAACTTGATGGGAAACCCAGTGCATCCCCTCAGGAAAGAAGCGAATCTGACTCTTCTCCAGATTCTAAAGCGAAGACACGAATGCCACTTAGACAGAGGAGTTGCTCTGGATCATCTCCAGAGGTCGACAGCAAATCCCGACCTTCTCCTCGGCGTAGTAGATCTGGCTCATCCCCTGAAGTTAAAGATAAGCCCAGAGCTGCACTCAGGGCACAGAGTGGTTCTGATTCTTCTCCTGAACCCAAGGCTCCAGCTCCTCGGGCCCTTCCCAGACGAAGCAGATCAGGTTCATCAAGCAAGGGCAGAGGCCCTTCTCCTGAAGGAAGCAGCAGTTCTGAGTCCTCTCCAGAACACCCCCCCAAATCTAGAACTGCTAGAAGAAGCTCTAGGTCATCACCAGAGCCGAAGATCAAGTCTCGCACTCCACCTCGCCGTCGCAGTTCTCGGTCATCTCCTGAGTTGACTAGGAAGGCCAGACTCTCCCGTAGAAGCCGCTCTGCGTCATCCTCACCAGAGACCCGTTCTAGAACTCCCCCAAGACGCCGAAGAAGTCCCTCGGTGTCTTCCCCAGAGCCAGCTGAAAAGTCAAGATCCTCACGTCGACGGCGTTCAGCTTCATCTCCACGCACTAAGACAACTTCAAGGAGAGGTCGTTCTCCTTCACCAAAGCCTCGTGGGCTCCAGAGGTCTCGGTCCCGctcaaggagagagaaaacaagaacaaCCCGACGTCGAGATAGGTCTGGATCTTCTCAGTCGACATCTAGGAGAAGACAGCGGAGCCGGTCAAGGTCTCGGGTTACTCGTCGCAGGAGAGGAGGCTCTGGTTACCATTCAAGGTCTCCTGCCCGGCAAGAGAGTTCGAGAACCTCTTCTCGACGCCGAAGAGGCCGTTCTCGGACACCCCCAACCAGTCGGAAGCGTTCCCGCTCACGTACATCACCAGCCCCATGGAAACGCTCCAGGTCTCGGGCTTCTCCAGCCACTCACCGGCGATCTAGGTCCAGGACACCCCTGGTTAGTCGACGTAGGTCAAGGTCTAGAACTTCACCAGTCAGTAGGAGACGATCAAGGTCTAGGACATCAGTGACACGACGAAGATCTCGATCAAGAGCATCACCAGTGAGTCGAAGGCGATCCAGGTCCAGAACACCACTGGTAACCCGCCGTCGGTCAAGATCCAGAACACCAACTCGCCGGCGTTCCCGTTCTAGAACTCCACCGGTGACTCGCAGAAGGTCCAGATCTAGGACTCCACCAGTAACCAGGAGGCGATCTCGAAGCAGAACCTCACCTATAACTCGCAGAAGATCGAGATCTAGAACATCCCCAGTTACCCGTAGGAGGTCTCGATCTCGCACGTCTCCGGTAACACGAAGGAGGTCCCGCTCTCGAACCTCTCCAGTGACACGCCGCCGATCTAGGTCTCGAACACCTCCAGCTATTCGGCGCCGTTCTAGGTCTCGAACCCCACTGTTGCCACGCAAACGTTCTCGAAGTCGCTCACCACTTGCTATCCGCCGCCGTTCTAGGTCCCGTACTCCGCGAACAACACGGGGCAAACGGTCCTTAACAAGATCTCCTCCAGCCATCCGCAGGCGTTCTGCATCAGGAAGTAGTTCTGACCGCTCACGTTCTGCTACTCCTCCAACAACAAGGAATCATTCTGGTTCTCGCACACCTCCAGTAGCACTCAATAGCTCCAGAATGAGCTGCTTCAGTCGTCCTAGCATGTCACCAACTCCTCTCGACCGCTGTAGATCACCTGGAATGCTTGAACCCCTTGGCAGCTCTAGAACACCTATGTCTGTCCTGCAGCAAGCTGGTGGCTCCATGATGGATGGTCCAGGTCCCCGAATTCCTGATCACCCGAGAACATCTGTACCAGAAAATCATGCTCAGTCTAGAATCGCACTTGCCCTGACAGCTATCAGTCTCGGCACCGCTAGGCCTCCTCCATCTATGTCTGCTGCTGGCCTTGCTGCAAGAATGTCCCAGGTTCCAGCTCCAGTGCCTCTCATGAGTCTCAGAACAGCTCCAGCTGCCAGCCTTGCCAGCAGGATTCCTGCAGCCTCTGCAGCAGCCATGAACCTGGCTGGTGCCAGGACACCTGCCATGCCAACAGCAGTGAACCTGGCTGACTCGAGAGCACCAGCTGCAGCAGCAGCCATGAACTTGGCTAGTCCCAGAACAGCAGTGGCACCTTCAGCTGTGAACCTTGCTGACCCTCGCACCCCCACGGCCCCAGCTGTGAACCTGGCAGGAGCCAGAACCCCAGCTGCTTTGGCAGCTTTGAGTCTTACGGGCTCTGGCACACCCCCAACTCCTGGAAACTATCCCTCCAGTTCCAGAACACCCCAGGCTCCAGCCCCTGCAAACCTGGTGGGTCCTAGATCTGCGCATGCCACGGCTCCTGTGAATATTGCCAGCTCGAGAACCCCTCCAGCTTTGGCCCCTGCAAGCCTCACCAGTGCTAGAATGGCTCCAGCCTTGTCTGGTGCAAACCTCACCAGCCCCAGGGTGCCCCTTTCTGCCTACGAGCGTGTTAGTGGCAGAACCTCACCACCGCTTCTTGACAGAGCCAGGTCCAGAACCCCACCAGGTGGCCCAGGCTCTAGAACCCCACCATCTGCCCCGAGCCAATCTAGAATGACTTCTGAGCgggctccctctcctgcctctagAATGGTACAGGCTCCCTCACAGTCTGTTCTTCCTCCAGCTCAGGATCGACCTAGGTCCCCTGTGCCATCTACTTTTTCTGACCAATCCCGATCTGTGCTTGCCCAGACCACCCCTGTAGCAGGGtctcagtccctttcctctgggGTAGTGGCAAAGACCACATCTTCTGCTGGTGACCACAACAGCATACTCTCTGGCCCTGTCCCTGGGGTGTCCCACCCTGAGGATGGGGAACCACCTGCCTCTACGGGGGCCCAGCAGCCTTCTGCATTGGCCGCCCTGCAGCCGGCAAAGGAGCGGCGgagttcctcctcctcctcgtcctccagctcctcctcttcatcatcatcGTCGTcgtcatcctcttcctcctcctctggctcAAGTTCTAGCGACTCGGAGGGCTCTAGCCTTCCCACTCAACCTGAGGTAGCACTGAAGAG ggtccccagccctgctccagccccaAAGGAGGCTGTTCGAGAGGGACGTCCTCAGGAGCCTACCCCAGCCAAACGGAAGAGACGCTCTAGCAGCTCCAGTtccagctcctcctcttcctcctcgtcctcctcttcctcgtcctcctcttcctcctcctcctcttcctcttcttcctcctcctcctcctcttcctcttctacttCCTCATCCCCCTCCCCTGCTAAGCCTGGCCCTCAGGCCTTGCCCAAACCTGCAAGCCCCAAGAAGCCACCCCCTGGCGAGCAGAG GATAAAGCCCCACCTCTGCGGGAATGGCGTGTGA